In Gemmobacter sp., the sequence TCCATACCGAACATGGTTTCCTGATGTATGCCATTTCGGCCCGGGCCGTGGGCGCGACCCCGGTTTCGGTGCCGGAGCGTGAACGCACCACCGATGTGGACGCGATCCTGGCCGCCTGCACCGACCGCACGCGGCTGGTGTTCCTGGCCAATCCGAACAACCCCACCGGCACGATGATCGGGCAGGGCGAGATTGCCCGCCTGGCCGCCGGCCTGCCACCGCAGGTGCTGCTGGTGCTGGACGGGGCCTATTCGGAATATGTCGCCGGCTATGATGGCGGCGCCGTTCTGGTCGACAGCCGCGACAATGTGGTGATGACGCGGACCTTTTCCAAGATTTTCGGGCTGGGCGGGCTGCGGATCGGCTGGGGCTATGGCCCCTCGCATGTGATCGAGGTGCTGAACCGCGTGCGGGGGCCGTTCAACCTGTCCACCGCCGCGCTGGACACCGCCGAGGCGGCGGTGCGCGATCAGGACTGGGTGAACAAGTGCCGGTCGGAAAACACCCGGATGCGCGCCTGGCTGGCCGAGACGCTGGCCGAATTCGGCGTGCCGTCGGATACCTCGACGGCCAATTTCATCCTCGCCCGGTTCCAGAGCCCGGCCGAGGCCGAGGCCTGCGACACATTCCTGAAAGAACGCGGGCTGATCGTGCGGCAGGTGGCAGGCTATGGCCTGCCGCATTGCCTGCGCATCACCGTGGGCGACGAGGCGAGCTGCCGCCGCGTGGCCCATGCCATCGGCCAGTTCAAGGGCGCGCGGGAATGACCCAGGTTTACGGCCGCGTGGCCCTGATCGGGCTGGGGCTGATCGCCTCGTCCATGGGCCATGCCATGCGGCGGCAGGGGCTGGCCGGGCATATCGCCGGCCATGCGAAAACCGCCGAAACCCGCGCCGCTGCGCTGGAGATCGGGTTTTGCGACAGTGTCCATGCCACGGCGGCCGAGGCGGTGGCGGGCGCCGATCTGGTGGTGCTGGCGGTGCCGGTTGGCGCGATGGGAGAGATCGCGGCGGAAATTGCGCCGTTCCTCAAGCCAGGTTGCACGGTGACCGATGTGGGGTCGGTCAAGGGCGCCGTGGCCGATGCGGTGGCGCCGCATCTGCCCGCTGGCGTGCAGTTCATTCCCGGCCATCCGATGGCGGGCACGGAATATTCCGGCCCGCATTCCGGCTTTGCCACGCTGTTCCAGAACCGCTGGTGGCTGCTGACGCCGCTTGATGGCACCGATCCGGCCGCGCTGGCCCGGTTGCGCGCGCTGGTCGAGGGGTTCGGCGCCAAGGTCGACGAGATGGAGGTGGCGCACCACGATCTGGTGGTGGCCGTGGTCAGCCATGCGCCGCATCTGATCGCCTATACCATGGTGGGCGTGGCCGACCACATGCGCCGGGTCTCCAGTTCCGAGATCATCCAGTATTCGGCAGCCGGTTTCCGCGATTTTACCCGCATTGCCGCCAGCGACCCCACCATGTGGCGCGATGTGTTCCTGACCAACAAGGAGGCGGTGCTGGATATTCTGGGCCGCTTCACCGAAGAGCTGTTCATGCTGCAACGCGCCATCCGCATGGGGGATGGTGAGCAGCTTCACGCCTATTTCACCCGCACCCGTGCAATCCGTCGTGGCATCATCGAGGCGGGGCAGGATACTGCGGCCCCGGACTTTGGCCGGGCAGGGGATTCGGGGCGAAAGGGCTAGGCAGTGCGGATCGGTGGGGTTCTGGGGGCAGGGGGGCTGCTGATTGCGGCGCTGGCGGTGCCGGCATTGGCCGAGGCGCCGGAACGGTCCTTGCGTCCGCATGCCCGCCCGGTGCTGCAAACCGCGCAACCGATGGCCCGGCCCGTGGTGACCGCCCCGGTGGCCAGCCCTGCGCCCGAGGCGCGGCCCGAGACGGCGGCGCCGGTGGTGGTGGCCGAGCCGGTTGTGCCGGCCGAGGCCCCCGCGCCCGTGGTTCCTGCTGCCGAAACGCCGGTGGTCGTTGCACCAGCGCCCGTTGCGCCTGTTGCCGAGACGCCCGCGCCGGTTGCCGGCACCGAGGCGCCGCGTGCGGCCGAGGCACCGGCGTCGGTGACTGCGCCCGAGGTGCCGCCCGTGGCCAGAACGCCCGCGCCCGCCGCTCCGGTGGCTGCCAGCGAACCCGTGCCAGCGCCGGCGGAGACCGTGATCCCTGCGCCGGCTGCGGTTGCCGAGCCGGCGCCCGCTGCTCCGGTGGCTTCGCCGGCTCCGGTCGTCCTGCCAAGGCCCGGGCAACTGGCGCTGTCCTCGGCCCCGCCGCCGGCGTTGCAGGCGCCTGTTGCCGGACCGGCGCCCGTGGTGGCCACCGTTCCGCCCGCCCTGCCGCAGATCGCGCCGCTGGCGCTGCCATCCGCGCCGCCCCCCGGCCTGCGGGCGCCGACGCCGCCCGTGGTTCCGGCGCCGCCTGTCGCCGCGGCCGAACCCGCGCCCGGCTGGCACGATGCGCCTGCGCCGGCCCTGCGCCCGCAGGGGCGCGAGGGTGGCCGCGCGGCCGGCGCGCCGCAATCGCTGCAACCCGACCCGACGTTCGAACAATCGGCCCCGCCGCCGGCCCGTCAGGCGGCCAGCGCCGATGGCTGGCAGCCTGCCGCCGATCCCGACCTGCGCCCGAAAACCCGGCCTGCCGCGCCGCCTGCCGCTGCTGCTGCGCCGGTCGAGGAACCCACGCTGGCCACCCGCTTTGTCGCCGCGCTGCGCCCCGAACCCCGCCCCTCGGGGCTGGAGCGCAAGGCCCGCCCGGCGGTGCAGCCCGAAAACCTGGAACCCGTTGCCGCCATCATCCGCCCGGCGCCCGGCCCCGGCCCGGTGACCGGCAAGCGCGGATCGGTCTGCGGCGTGCCGACCATCCGGGGGGAAACCATATCGCCCATCGTGGGCCGGGCCGGGGGCTGCGGCGTGGCCAATCCGGTGCGCATCACCGGCGTGGCGGGGGTTGCGCTATCGCAGCCGTCGATCGTCGATTGCGATACGGCGCGCGCCCTGCATGCCTGGGTTGACCGGGCGCTGAAACCGGCATTCGGCAACACCGGCGGCGGCGTGACCGCGTTGCAGATCGCCGGGCATTACGTCTGCCGCACCCGCAACCACCGCAAGGGCGCCCGGCTTTCGGAACATTCCAAGGGCAAGGCCATCGACGTATCGGCCATCATCCTGGCGAACGGGCAGAAACTGTCGATCCTGCGCGACTACAAGGGCCGCAGCGGCGCGCCGATCCGGGCGGCGCACAAGGCGGCCTGCGGTATCTTTGGCACCACGCTGGGCCCGGGGTCGGACGGCATGCACGAAGACCACCTGCATTTAGATACCGCCCGCCACCGCAACGGCGCCTATTGCCGCTGATCCGGCGCCGGCCCATGGCATGCAGATCCCGGACATGACAACGGCCCGCGCAGGCGGGCCGGTCGGGGGGCTGGCCTGCACACGCGGGCCGCTGGTGGTTGGATGGCCGGCCGCAAGGGAGCGGCGGCCCCCGGGATCAGCCGCGCGGCTTGCCGGTCTTGCCCTTGGCCTTGCCGGCCGCGCTGTCGCCGATCCGGCGCGCGGCATCGGCGGCGGCGCGCAGTTCCTCGGCGATTTCCTCGGCTTCTTCGGGGTCGAAATCCAGCGGCAGTTCAAAACCGTCCGCCTCGACATAGATGCGCACCATGCCGTCGGTCGTCGGCCCGATTTGCAGATTCGCCGCAATGTCGCTTTGCTTGTTGATGCCCATGGCGGATCTCCGGGTGCTGGCCGCAGAGGGAGAGGCGCGCTGCGGTGGGGGGATGGTACCGCCTCCCCGGCTCGAACGGGGGACCTCTGGATCCACAATCCAGCGCTCTAACCAACTGAGCTAAGGCGGCACTGGCGGTCGTTTACCCCCGACCGCCGGGGATTGCAAGCGGGCTTTCGCGGCTATTTTCGCCCGGTTTCCCACGCGGTGCGCAGCGCCTCGGCCAAGGTGGCGGCACAGCCGATCTGGTTCATCAGGATCAGCACCAGACGGGCGTTCAGGGCATGGCTTTCCGCCTCGGTCAGGCCATCATGGGCGGCGATCAGGGCGGCATGGCTGCCTTCGCGGTCGGTCAGGTTGGGGGCGGTGATCAGACTCCTTGGCCAGCGCAGGGGCCAGCGCGGCGCGCAGGGATTCGGCGTCGAACGCCCGCCAGCGGGCCACCCCATGCCGATCGGGGCGGATCGGATGGACCGCACCCGGCGCGTCGCCCGGATCGCGGGCACGCAGCGCCTCGTTGCCCCGCCGCGCTTGGCGCCAGATGGGGCAGGGGCAGGCCATCTGGCGCGGCGGCATCAATCGTCAGCAGGGTAAAGCCCTGCAACCGCGGCAGCAGCCAGCCATTGTCCAGCGGCGCATTGCGGAACGGCCTGGACGCCGGCGATTTCGGCGTGATGAAACCGGTTGCGCGGGTGGAATTCAGGATATTTTCATCCGTCGCCTGCACCCGCTCGGCATCGTAGCTGTCCAGCAGCCGGTCGGGTGCCGTGCCCTCATCGCCCGATTGGAAATGCGGCTCGAACCAGAGCCAGCGTGCGGTGGGGAAATCGGCCTGCATGCGGACATCGGCGATCAGGAAATTGCCCTAGAACACCCGGCCGTCGAAACCCGGCCCCAGAATCCCGCGCAAGGGGCTGCGCGCGCCGTCGCGGGCGATCAGACAGTCGGCCTGCACCTGATAGGGGCTGTCGGGCGTGGCCACATCCAGCACCACATGGTCGGCTTGCTGCACCAGCCCACCCACCCGGTTGCGGCCCCGGATCTCGATCAGGCCGCCTTGCGCTTGCGCGGCCACTCGACATGGGGCTGTTGCCGGTTGATGAAGGCGGGCAAGGCATGGCCGCCATCGGGCACAGGTCGAATGCATGACGCAGGCGGCCATCGTGGAACACCTTGCCGGTGTTCCAGACCACGCCCTTGGCCATCATCGGCGCCACGGCGCCCAGCCGGTCGCAAATCTCCAGCGTGCGCTTGGCAAAACAGATGGCGCGGCTGCCGGCGCCGACGCCTTCATGATCGTCCAGCAGCAGCACCGGCACGCCGCGCCGCCCCAGATCCAGCGCCATCGCCAGGCCGATGGGCCCGCCGCCCACCACCACCACCCTGTCCCGGCGGGCCGGGCCATCCTGATCGGGCGATCGGGCATAGGGATACAGCCGGAACGCCAGATCATAGCGCTGTTCCACGACATCCTTCATCGGCCAGCCTCCCCGCCTGCCATGCCCCCTCGGGGCCGATCCTTAGCCCTGCAAGGCCGCCCACATCGCCAGATCGCGTTCCGCGGTCCAGATGCGCGGGGTGTCCATACCGCGCGCCTCGTCAAAGGCGCGGGCCACGTTGAACGGCAGACAATGTTCATAAATCGCGTAGCTGGCGAATTTCGGGTCGCATTCGGCGCGCACGGCATCCCAGGCCTCTTTCAGGCTGCCACCGCGCGTGGCGATCCGTTCGACCGGGCGAAAGGTCGATTGCACGAAATCGCGGGTGTTCTCGATGGCCTTGTCCACCATCGCGCGCCCCACCAGCGCATCGTCCCGGCCCGGCGCAATGGCATCCACCCCGAACCCCTTGATCCGGTCCAGCGTGCCGCCCCAGTCGCGGAAATGCCCGTTGACGCGCAACTAATTGTGCCGCAATGAGGTTCTCAGATTGTGGCACCATAAAAGAACACGTTTTCCTTTTGGAA encodes:
- the hisC gene encoding histidinol-phosphate transaminase produces the protein MHPTIRPQPGILDIALYQGGQSHVAGVSNVVKLSSNENPFGASDKAKDTFQRSVHTLHRYPSTDHAGLRQAIADVYGLAADRIICGAGSDEIITFLCQAYAGPGDEVIHTEHGFLMYAISARAVGATPVSVPERERTTDVDAILAACTDRTRLVFLANPNNPTGTMIGQGEIARLAAGLPPQVLLVLDGAYSEYVAGYDGGAVLVDSRDNVVMTRTFSKIFGLGGLRIGWGYGPSHVIEVLNRVRGPFNLSTAALDTAEAAVRDQDWVNKCRSENTRMRAWLAETLAEFGVPSDTSTANFILARFQSPAEAEACDTFLKERGLIVRQVAGYGLPHCLRITVGDEASCRRVAHAIGQFKGARE
- a CDS encoding DUF2783 domain-containing protein — its product is MPAIRATRRVRSIRSAPIGMGWPAGGRSTPNPCAPRWPLRWPRSLITAPNLTDREGSHAALIAAHDGLTEAESHALNARLVLILMNQIGCAATLAEALRTAWETGRK
- a CDS encoding DUF6324 family protein; amino-acid sequence: MGINKQSDIAANLQIGPTTDGMVRIYVEADGFELPLDFDPEEAEEIAEELRAAADAARRIGDSAAGKAKGKTGKPRG
- a CDS encoding extensin family protein produces the protein MRIGGVLGAGGLLIAALAVPALAEAPERSLRPHARPVLQTAQPMARPVVTAPVASPAPEARPETAAPVVVAEPVVPAEAPAPVVPAAETPVVVAPAPVAPVAETPAPVAGTEAPRAAEAPASVTAPEVPPVARTPAPAAPVAASEPVPAPAETVIPAPAAVAEPAPAAPVASPAPVVLPRPGQLALSSAPPPALQAPVAGPAPVVATVPPALPQIAPLALPSAPPPGLRAPTPPVVPAPPVAAAEPAPGWHDAPAPALRPQGREGGRAAGAPQSLQPDPTFEQSAPPPARQAASADGWQPAADPDLRPKTRPAAPPAAAAAPVEEPTLATRFVAALRPEPRPSGLERKARPAVQPENLEPVAAIIRPAPGPGPVTGKRGSVCGVPTIRGETISPIVGRAGGCGVANPVRITGVAGVALSQPSIVDCDTARALHAWVDRALKPAFGNTGGGVTALQIAGHYVCRTRNHRKGARLSEHSKGKAIDVSAIILANGQKLSILRDYKGRSGAPIRAAHKAACGIFGTTLGPGSDGMHEDHLHLDTARHRNGAYCR
- a CDS encoding prephenate/arogenate dehydrogenase family protein, producing the protein MTQVYGRVALIGLGLIASSMGHAMRRQGLAGHIAGHAKTAETRAAALEIGFCDSVHATAAEAVAGADLVVLAVPVGAMGEIAAEIAPFLKPGCTVTDVGSVKGAVADAVAPHLPAGVQFIPGHPMAGTEYSGPHSGFATLFQNRWWLLTPLDGTDPAALARLRALVEGFGAKVDEMEVAHHDLVVAVVSHAPHLIAYTMVGVADHMRRVSSSEIIQYSAAGFRDFTRIAASDPTMWRDVFLTNKEAVLDILGRFTEELFMLQRAIRMGDGEQLHAYFTRTRAIRRGIIEAGQDTAAPDFGRAGDSGRKG